A region from the Kazachstania africana CBS 2517 chromosome 11, complete genome genome encodes:
- the MSL1 gene encoding U2 snRNP complex subunit MSL1 (similar to Saccharomyces cerevisiae MSL1 (YIR009W); ancestral locus Anc_7.165): MSATAHEAKSTLYVNNLNTKVNSKKLRVNLYLLFSIYGEVLKVSTNFRKERGQAFITMKGVDDANLALLSLNDEMFFDKKLHVEFSKNDTVTL; the protein is encoded by the coding sequence ATGAGTGCTACAGCACATGAAGCAAAGAGTACACTGTACGTGAATAACCTCAACACAAAGGTAAACTCAAAGAAACTCAGAGTAAATCTTTACTTACTATTCTCCATTTATGGTGAAGTGTTAAAAGTTAGTACTAACTTCAGAAAGGAAAGAGGACAAGCTTTTATCACCATGAAGGGTGTCGATGATGCAAATTTGGCTTTACTTTCATTGAATGACGAAATGTTTTTTGATAAGAAACTTCATGTTGAATTCAGCAAAAATGACACTGTAACGTTATAA
- the PRE1 gene encoding proteasome core particle subunit beta 4 (similar to Saccharomyces cerevisiae PRE1 (YER012W); ancestral locus Anc_7.162), with protein MDIILGIRVQDSVILASSKAVTRGISILKDTDDKTRQLSPHNLMSFAGEAGDTVQFAEYIQANMQLYAIRENFELSPNAVSSFVRNELAKSIRSRKPYQVNVLIGGYDIKNNKPELYQIDYLGTKVELPYAAHGYSGFYTFSLLDRHYRPDMSLEDGLKLLKLCIAELDKRMPVDFKGVIVKVVDKDGIRILDDF; from the coding sequence ATGGATATTATTTTAGGTATAAGAGTACAGGATTCTGTCATTTTAGCATCTTCTAAAGCGGTAACTAGGGGTATTTCTATATTGAAGGATACAGATGATAAGACAAGACAACTTTCACCACATAATTTGATGAGTTTTGCCGGTGAAGCTGGTGACACTGTCCAATTTGCAGAATACATTCAAGCCAATATGCAACTCTATGCAATTAGAGAGAATTTCGAACTTTCGCCAAATGCAGTTTCAAGCTTTGTGAGAAATGAGCTAGCAAAATCAATCAGATCAAGAAAACCATATCAAGTTAATGTGTTGATTGGTGGTTACGacattaaaaataataagcctgaattatatcaaattgACTATCTAGGAACGAAAGTCGAATTACCCTACGCTGCACATGGTTATTCTGGTTTTTACACTTTTTCTCTATTAGATCGTCATTATAGACCAGATATGTCACTAGAAGATGGAttaaaattgttaaaaCTTTGTATTGCTGAATTAGATAAGAGAATGCCCGTAGATTTCAAGGGAGTAATAGTAAAAGTTGTGGATAAGGATGGTATAAGAATCCTAGATGACTTTTGA
- the PRI1 gene encoding DNA primase subunit PRI1 (similar to Saccharomyces cerevisiae PRI1 (YIR008C); ancestral locus Anc_7.171), which yields MTSLSSVNTPEPTIATKSSIPSSSDMEYYYRSMYPFKEIFEWLNHSEVPSKDMTNRELAMAFRSGAYKRYNSFSSIAEFKSTIEKSNPDRFEIGAIYNKPPKERDSILKSELKPLEKELIFDIDMDDYDLFRTCCSGAMVCDKCWKFISLAIQVINICLEEDFGFKDYIWVFSGRRGAHCWISDKRARILNDLQRRNILDYVNVVRDRKYDKRLALRRPYHPHLVRSVELLKSHFVEIILEEQDPWQDDKNAFETLLTGLHDKVLIDALRKYWTENPGRSSKQKWNDIDAIATNDVKINNNKQRNDFMTRLRECKEDVVLATLYPKLDVEVTKQTIHLLKAPFCIHPATGNVCVPIFKDFTPMAAPKLIDLQNEMEKNLSKVESTSLQPYIQYFHAFVEQVISHNSSGVKREFEEVD from the coding sequence ATGACATCTTTGAGTAGTGTAAATACCCCAGAACCAACGATTGCTACCAAATCTTCCATCCCAAGTTCTTCAGATATGGAATATTACTACAGATCCATGTATCCATTCAAAGAGATATTCGAATGGTTAAATCATTCGGAGGTGCCTTCTAAGGATATGACTAATAGAGAATTGGCTATGGCATTCAGATCAGGGGCTTATAAGAGATACAATTCTTTCAGTTCAATTGCTGAGTTCAAGTCGACTATAGAAAAAAGTAATCCAGATCgttttgaaattggtgCCATCTATAATAAGCCACCAAAGGAACGTGATTCTATCCTAAAGAGTGAATTAAAACCGTTAGAAAAGGAATTGATTTTCGATATCGATATGGATGATTACGATCTTTTTAGAACATGTTGTTCAGGTGCTATGGTTTGTGATAAATGTTGGAAATTCATTTCGTTAGCGATTCAAGTGATCAATATTTgtttagaagaagatttcGGTTTTAAAGATTATATTTGGGTATTTTCCGGTAGACGTGGTGCCCATTGTTGGATAAGTGATAAACGTGCCCGtatattgaatgatttacaaagaagaaacattcTTGATTACGTTAATGTTGTTAGAGATAGGAAATATGATAAAAGATTGGCATTAAGAAGACCTTACCATCCACATTTGGTACGTTCAGTTGAACTATTAAAGTCGcattttgttgaaattaTACTGGAAGAACAAGATCCTTGGCAGGATGATAAGAATGCTTTCGAAACTTTATTAACTGGTCTACATGATAAGGTATTGATTGACGCTCtaagaaaatattggaCGGAAAATCCAGGTAGATCAAGTAAACAAAAATGgaatgatattgatgcCATAGCGACAAATGACGTGAAaatcaacaacaataaGCAAAGAAATGACTTCATGACAAGATTACGTGAATGTAAAGAAGACGTGGTATTAGCCACATTATACCCTAAATTAGATGTGGAAGTTACAAAACAAACCATCCATCTTTTAAAGGCACCATTTTGTATTCATCCCGCCACTGGGAATGTCTGTGTTCCaatcttcaaagattttacTCCTATGGCAGCTCcaaaattaattgatttgcaaaatgaaatggaaaagaatCTTAGTAAAGTGGAATCGACCTCTCTCCAACCATATATCCAATACTTTCACGCCTTTGTGGAACAAGTGATAAGTCATAATTCAAGCGGAGTGAAGAGAGAATTCGAAGAAGTGGACTAA
- the EGH1 gene encoding hydrolase (similar to Saccharomyces cerevisiae YIR007W; ancestral locus Anc_7.172) has product MLDRLSISSKGEFCDRFGNVVQLRGVNLDPSVKFPSAPYHSTHIPADDLFYEAAEDVSFINHPLPLDEVETHIRRLKSLGFNAIRFPFSWESIEHKGPRMYDFDYMDYVIDVLKKIDRIGSIYVYLDPHQDVWSRFCGGSGAPYWTLLAAGLQPTRFKENEAAILHNYYIDPRTGKESSKFPKMLWTTNYYRLACETMFTLFFGGKQYAPKCVINEENIQDYLQNCFIDAIMTFYKRIQDKAPELFEDNCIIGLESMNEPSNGYIGEKDLNALAKERNLRLGTTPTPFQSFTLGEGIDTVVDEYVLTKLGPSKDKSKLIKCKGYSAWLSQEERYDVDKKYGWERSSEWEAGKCIWRLHNVWELTVNAKPKLLQPDYFSRADKLGVVVDERYFINNFFVDYYRNLYTKYRAIDTNAFIFMQPPVFKEPPQIRQSGLLDNRTICACHFYDGLSLMMKTWNKRFNVDTFGIVRGKYSNPAFSVVFGEKNIRKSFRKQLKQMKDEVGHILGKNIPIFFTEIGMPFDMDNKKAYLAGDYTSQTRAMDAILYALEGNNLSYSLWCYCYKNSHKYGDGWNNEDFSIWSMDDVRKNFSRSNMKLSRSGTPTPELKRSSTSSSFINSRTGARDFVKVTSFSNEIKTAPANLGGIDTFEGFRALDALLRPFPLKIHGSFVYAEFHMASSSYILKIHAKADSSSSTENKNSTYIFLPSFHFTMDDLTIRTSSGSISYDPEYQVLKWNHDAGNQFINIALAEDKRLNSGKSDCIIC; this is encoded by the coding sequence ATGTTGGATAGGCTAAGCATTTCTTCAAAGGGTGAGTTTTGTGATAGATTTGGGAATGTAGTACAACTAAGAGGCGTGAATCTAGATCCAAGTGTTAAATTCCCCTCTGCTCCATACCATTCCACACATATTCCTGCAGATGATCTCTTCTATGAGGCCGCAGAAGATGTGAGTTTCATTAACCATCCGTTACCCCTAGATGAGGTAGAAACGCATATTAGAAGGCTCAAATCATTAGGTTTCAATGCAATTAGATTCCCTTTTTCATGGGAATCCATAGAACATAAGGGTCCTAGGATGTATGATTTTGACTATATGGATTATGTTATTgatgttttgaaaaaaattgacagAATAGGTTccatatatgtatatttaGATCCACATCAAGACGTCTGGTCAAGATTTTGTGGGGGCTCTGGAGCTCCATACTGGACTCTATTAGCTGCAGGCTTACAACCAACTAggtttaaagaaaatgaagctGCTATTTTACATAACTACTATATTGATCCAAGAACTGGTAAagaatcatcaaaatttcctaAGATGTTGTGGACTACCAATTACTATAGATTGGCTTGTGAAACGATGTTCACTTTGTTTTTTGGTGGGAAGCAATATGCACCAAAATGTGTAATCAACGAGGAAAATATCCAGGactatcttcaaaattgtttcatCGATGCAATCATGACATTTTATAAAAGAATACAAGACAAAGCTCCTGAATTGTTCGAAGATAATTGTATCATTGGTCTTGAAAGTATGAATGAACCAAGTAACGGTTACATTGGCgaaaaagatttgaatgctttagcaaaagaaagaaatttgagATTAGGTACCACTCCAACTCCGTTTCAAAGTTTCACTTTAGGCGAAGGAATTGATACTGTAGTTGATGAATATGTTTTAACTAAATTGGGTCCCTCTAAggataaatcaaaattaattaaatgTAAAGGTTATAGTGCATGGCTGTCGCAAGAAGAGAGATATGACgttgataaaaaatatggttGGGAAAGATCCTCTGAATGGGAGGCAGGGAAATGTATATGGAGACTGCATAATGTTTGGGAATTGACTGTAAATGCTAAGCCCAAATTGTTACAACCAGATTATTTTTCGAGAGCTGATAAACTTGGTGTTGTTGTGGATGAAAGGTATTTTATTAACAACTTTTTCGTCGACTATTATCGTAACTTGTATACCAAATATCGTGCTATTGATACCAATGCCTTTATTTTCATGCAACCTCCAGTTTTCAAAGAACCTCCACAAATACGTCAGTCTGGCCTTCTGGACAACAGAACAATCTGTGCATGCCATTTTTATGATGGTTTATCCCTAATGATGAAAACCTGGaataaaagattcaatGTCGATACGTTTGGAATTGTACGAGGTAAATACTCCAACCCTGCATTTAGTGTAGTTTTTGGTgagaaaaatattagaaaatcATTCAGAAAGCAACTAAAACAAATGAAAGATGAAGTTGGCCACATTTTAGGCAAAAATATTCCTATCTTTTTCACTGAAATCGGTATGCCATTTGATATGGATAATAAAAAGGCTTATCTTGCTGGTGACTATACTTCACAGACTAGAGCTATGGATGCAATATTATATGCTTTAGAGGGCAATAATCTTTCATATAGTCTATGGTGCTACTGCTATAAAAACTCACATAAATATGGCGATGGCTGGAACAATGaggatttttcaatttggtCTATGGATGATGTAAGAAAGAACTTCTCAAGATCGAATATGAAATTATCCAGAAGTGGTACCCCTACACCAGAATTAAAAAGATCTTCAACATCATCCTCTTTCATCAATTCTAGAACAGGCGCCAGAGATTTCGTTAAAGTTACTTCATTCAGCAATGAAATTAAGACAGCCCCGGCCAACTTGGGCGGCATCGACACATTTGAAGGATTTCGTGCACTAGATGCTCTCCTGAGGCCATTTCCCCTGAAGATTCATGGTTCTTTCGTCTATGCAGAATTTCATATGGCATCTTCCTCATACATATTGAAAATCCATGCTAAAGCAGATTCAAGCTCGTcaactgaaaataaaaactcAACCTACATTTTCCTTCCTTCATTCCACTTTACCATGGATGACCTAACCATTAGAACCTCATCAGGTTCCATTTCATACGATCCAGAATACCAAGTTCTCAAATGGAATCATGACGCTGGAAATCAATTCATCAACATAGCATTAGCAGAAGACAAGAGATTAAATTCTGGGAAATCTGACTGTATCATTTGTTAG
- the KAFR0K01040 gene encoding SRP1/TIP1 family protein (similar to Saccharomyces cerevisiae TIR1 (YER011W); ancestral locus Anc_7.161) → MYSKLAVLLAAAAVATAQTATEIAELNAILSDVGSNLNDYIALSTDSSSGISLTNLPAGVLDIGLALASATDSSYTTLYSEVDFAGVSSLLTKLPWYSSRIAPLIEAALASVGTDATTSAAATSSAAAATSSAAASSAAATSSAAVTSSAAASSSAAATSSAAASSSAAASSSAAASSSAAAATTTKAASTVAAVSQITDGQIQATTATVDQQTANGAAKAVAGMGAGALAAAALLL, encoded by the coding sequence ATGTACTCCAAATTAGCCGTCTTATTAGCTGCCGCCGCTGTCGCCACTGCGCAAACTGCCACTGAAATTGCTGAATTAAACGCCATCTTATCTGATGTCGGTTCCAATTTAAATGACTACATCGCATTATCTACCGACTCAAGCTCTGGTATCTCTTTAACTAATTTACCAGCTGGTGTCTTAGACATTGGTTTAGCTTTAGCTAGTGCCACTGACAGCTCCTACACCACTTTATACTCTGAAGTCGACTTTGCCGGTGTTTCTTCTCTATTAACCAAATTACCATGGTACTCTTCCAGAATTGCTCCATTAATCGAAGCTGCTCTTGCTTCTGTTGGTACTGATGCTACCACTTCTGCTGCTGCCACCTCTTCTGCTGCGGCTGCCACCtcttctgctgctgcttCCTCTGCTGCTGCCACCTCTTCTGCTGCTGTCACCtcttctgctgctgcttcctcttctgctgctgccacctcttctgctgctgcttcctcttctgctgctgcttcctcttctgctgctgcttCCTCTTCTGCTGCTGCCGCTACTACCACCAAGGCTGCTTCTACTGTCGCCGCTGTTTCTCAAATCACTGACGGTCAAATTCAAGCTACCACTGCTACTGTTGACCAACAAACCGCCAACGGTGCCGCCAAGGCTGTTGCCGGTATGGGTGCTGGTGCCTTAGCCGCCGCtgctttattattataa